The Anaerotignum faecicola DNA window GTAATAAATTGTGAGCGGATGGTTTCTCATGGGATTACGACAGCCAGAGACTGCGGCGGAAAGTATATGGAAACACTGGCTATCCGGGATTTTATCAGGAAGGGAAAGATTAAGGGGCCAAGACTTTTGTGCAGTGGGACTCCGCTTAAAGTGGTAGGTGGCCATGAACCAGGCTTTGATATTACAGGACCTATAGAAGCAAGGAAGGCGGTGCGTCAGTTTCTGTTCGAAGGTGTTGATTTTATCAAGGCCATGGTAACCGGAGGTTTGGGAAAGGCTGGAGAAGATCCGGGGGCTGTGGAACTGGAGCTTAATGAACTGGCGGCCATGGTGTCTGAAGCCGCCAAACACGGAAAAAAAGTGGCCTGCCACTGTCACAGCAGGGCAGGAATGGAAATTCTGCTTAAGGCGGGTGCTGC harbors:
- a CDS encoding amidohydrolase family protein, which translates into the protein METLAIRDFIRKGKIKGPRLLCSGTPLKVVGGHEPGFDITGPIEARKAVRQFLFEGVDFIKAMVTGGLGKAGEDPGAVELELNELAAMVSEAAKHGKKVACHCHSRAGMEILLKAGAA